The DNA region CATTTCATTTTTTATTTCTTTTTTCCTTGAACCGCGGAGCGACATAATTTCTTTTTCTGTCCCGATAAAAAATCCATCCTCCTACAAAGAAAACGCCGATTAGGAAAAACAGTATTCCCAACAGAAATTTCCCCCAGGGCATAACCGGCGGGCCGAACGATTCGAATACGGCGTCTTTCATCAAAATAAAACCGTATGCGGCGACAATTCCCGGCACAACCAGGAGCACGACGGCGATGAATCGGTACAAAATTTGCAGCATTGCGGCATATCTCCTTCTCTGGCAGCTATCGTTGCGATGCAAACCTATTATACTTTTTCTTTCATTCAATTTGAAGTCGGGTTACAATGAGGTTACGTTTGTACGTGTTATTGCGAGGAGGATACATATGGCGAAACATTACGATATCGTTGTGCTCGGCGGCGGCACCGGCGGCTACGTCGCGGCGATCCGCGCGGCGCAGCTGGGGAAGACCGTGGCCATCGTGGAGCAGGACAAGCTCGGCGGCACCTGTCTGCACAAGGGCTGCATTCCCAGCAAGGCTTTGCTGCGCAGCGCGGAAGTCTATCATACGATGAACAGCGGGATGGAGTACGGGATCGAAGTGTCCGGAACGCAGCTTAAATTTTCCAGAGTCCAAGAAAGAAAACAGTCGGTTGTCGATCAGCTGCATAAAGGCATTGAATATTTGATGAAAAAAAATAAAATCGATGTGGTGAAAGGAATCGGGAGGATTATCGGCCCCTCGATATTCTCGCCGAAGAGCGGAGCGGTGGCGGTTGAGCTCCCGGACGGGGAAGTGGAGACGCTTGTCCCCGAAAATTTGATCATTGCGACGGGGTCAAGGCCGAAATCGCTTCCGGGGCTCGCCATTGACGGAACCAGAGTGATGACCAGCGATGAAGCTCTGTCGATGGAGGAGCTTCCCCGGTCGATCATCATCGTCGGCGGAGGTGTTATCGGCGTGGAATGGGCTTCCATGCTGAGCGATTTCGGCGTTGAGGTGACGATTGTTGAATACGAGCCCCGTCTGATTCCCTTGGAGGATGAAGAGATTTCCCGGGAGCTCGAAAGGCTGTTCAAGAAGCGGAAGGTAAAGGTGCTTACCGGTGCCAGGCTGCTTGCGGAAACCGTGAAGCCGGATGAAACGGGAGTTTCCCTTGAGCTCGAACACAAAGGGCAGACGGTGCGGCTTCAGGCTGAGCGGATGCTTGTATCCGTCGGCAGACAGGCGAATGTGGAGGGCATCGGCCTGGAGAATACCGATGTCAAGGTGGAGCGCGGCGTGATCAAGGTCAACGAATTCATGCAGACCAGCGAAGCGCATATTTATGCCATCGGGGATGTCAACGGGGGGCTGCAGCTGGCCCATGCGGCTAGCCACGAAGGGATTGCCGCCGTGGAGCATATCGCCGGCATGCAAGTGCATCCCTATGAGCCGCACCGGGTGGCAAGATGCATCTATACCCGCACCGAGGTCGCCAGCGTCGGGTGGACGGAGCGGCAGGCCAAAGACAAGGGCTTTGAGGTGAAGGTCGGCAAGTTCAATTTTCGGGCAATCGGCAAAGCGCTGGTGTACGGGGAAGTCGACGGATTTGTGAAGGTGGTGGTCGACAAGCTTACGGATGATATTCTCGGCGTCCACATCATCGGTCCGCACGCGACCGATTACATATCGGAAGCCGCCCTCGCCCAGCTTCTGAATGCGGCTCCCTGGGAGGTCGGCCGGACGATCCATCCCCATCCGACGCTTTCCGAGGCGCTCGGCGAAGCGATGCTTGCCGTGGACGGACAGGCCATCGGCATGTGATTCTTTATGATATTTTGAATTTTCAGGGTGGGTCTTTTCATTTCGGAACAAAAAGAGGTATAATACGTTTAAAGTCAAGTATTAGTACCAGGTTATAAAATTTGCTCTCAATCCATTGACACCATAAATTTTTGCGTGAAGGAGGCAGTTCCATTGATCAACGAGGCTCCTGTCAATTCAGAAATGAAGCACAGCCGGCTGGGATTGACCGATCGGCAGGTGATCGATATGTACAGGATGATGCTGGCGGCACGAAAATTCGATGATCGGTGTTTGGTCCTGCAGCGTTCCGGCAAAATCGCTTTCCACGTGTCCGGTGTCGGACAGGAAACCGGCCAGGCGGCTGCCGCGTTCGCTTTTGACGGAAATCGGGATTTCTTCCTGCCGTATTATCGGGATTACGCGTTCGTGCTGTCCGTCGGCATGACGGTCAGGGACCTGATGCTGTCGGTCTTTGCCAAAGCGGAGGATCCAAGCAGCGGAGGACGGCAGATGCCCGGACACTTCGGACACCGCAAGCTGAGGATCGTCAGCGGCTCCAGCCCGGTGGCGACGCAGATTCCGCAGGCCGCGGGCATTGCCTATGCGGGGAAACTGAGAAATGAGCAGTTTTGCACATATGTCTCTTTTGGCGAAGGCTCCAGCAACCAGGGTGATTTTCATGAGGGATGCAATTTTGCCGGTGTACATAAGCTGCCCGTCATTTTCTTTTGTGAAAACAACCAATACGCCATTTCAACTCCCTACAGCAAGCAGATCGGTGAGGCGCGGATCGCCGACCGGGCGATCGGCTACGGGTTTCCGGGAATCCGCGTGGACGGCAATGATGCGCTGGAGGTTTACCGGGTCGTGAAAGAGGCCCGAGAGAGGGCGATGCGGGGAGAAGGACCGACGCTGATTGAAGCGATGATGTACCGCATTCCTCCCCATTCCACGGCTGATGACGATATGCTCTATCGCACGAAGGAAGAAGTGCAGGAGAATATGCAGAAGGACGGAATTGCCCGTCTGAAGCAGTATCTGATCGACTGCGGCCTGTGGGACGAACAGCAGGATCAGGAATTGGTCTTGGAAATCACCAGAATGATCAATGAAGAGACGGCATATGCCGAGAAAGCGCCTTATCCGGCGCCTGAAGACACTCTGAAGCATGTTTATGAGGAAGAAAGCGAGGCGTGAGTCTTGGCGGTCATCAAATATATCGAAGCGATTGTAAGTGCGATGCGGGAAGAAATGCGGCGCGACGATAATGTCTTCGTGCTTGGCGAAGATGTCGGCGTCCGCGGAGGGGTTCTGAACACCACCAAAGGGCTATACCAGGAGTTCGGCGAAATGCGCGTGATGGACACGCCGCTGGCGGAATCCGGCATCGTCGGGGTTGCGGTCGGCGCGGCGATGTACGGCCTCCGGCCGATAGCCGAAATGCAGTTTGCCGATTTCGTTTTTCCCGCAACCAACCAGATCATCAGCGAAGCGGCGAGGGTCCGCTACCGTTCGAACAACGACTGGCAGTGTCCGCTGGTTGTCCGTTTGCCGTACGGAGCGACGGGCGGCGGAGCCTTGTACCATTCCCAATGCCCGGAATCCGTATTTG from Ferviditalea candida includes:
- a CDS encoding DUF2627 domain-containing protein, translating into MLQILYRFIAVVLLVVPGIVAAYGFILMKDAVFESFGPPVMPWGKFLLGILFFLIGVFFVGGWIFYRDRKRNYVAPRFKEKRNKK
- the lpdA gene encoding dihydrolipoyl dehydrogenase, with the protein product MAKHYDIVVLGGGTGGYVAAIRAAQLGKTVAIVEQDKLGGTCLHKGCIPSKALLRSAEVYHTMNSGMEYGIEVSGTQLKFSRVQERKQSVVDQLHKGIEYLMKKNKIDVVKGIGRIIGPSIFSPKSGAVAVELPDGEVETLVPENLIIATGSRPKSLPGLAIDGTRVMTSDEALSMEELPRSIIIVGGGVIGVEWASMLSDFGVEVTIVEYEPRLIPLEDEEISRELERLFKKRKVKVLTGARLLAETVKPDETGVSLELEHKGQTVRLQAERMLVSVGRQANVEGIGLENTDVKVERGVIKVNEFMQTSEAHIYAIGDVNGGLQLAHAASHEGIAAVEHIAGMQVHPYEPHRVARCIYTRTEVASVGWTERQAKDKGFEVKVGKFNFRAIGKALVYGEVDGFVKVVVDKLTDDILGVHIIGPHATDYISEAALAQLLNAAPWEVGRTIHPHPTLSEALGEAMLAVDGQAIGM
- a CDS encoding thiamine pyrophosphate-dependent dehydrogenase E1 component subunit alpha; translated protein: MKHSRLGLTDRQVIDMYRMMLAARKFDDRCLVLQRSGKIAFHVSGVGQETGQAAAAFAFDGNRDFFLPYYRDYAFVLSVGMTVRDLMLSVFAKAEDPSSGGRQMPGHFGHRKLRIVSGSSPVATQIPQAAGIAYAGKLRNEQFCTYVSFGEGSSNQGDFHEGCNFAGVHKLPVIFFCENNQYAISTPYSKQIGEARIADRAIGYGFPGIRVDGNDALEVYRVVKEARERAMRGEGPTLIEAMMYRIPPHSTADDDMLYRTKEEVQENMQKDGIARLKQYLIDCGLWDEQQDQELVLEITRMINEETAYAEKAPYPAPEDTLKHVYEEESEA